One Pseudomonas abieticivorans genomic region harbors:
- a CDS encoding HAD family hydrolase gives MALAIFDLDETLIHGDCATLWSEQMGRLGWVDPEDFMRRNNELMDAYSQGKLAMEDYMAFSLEPMIGRTPEEVEHLVGPWVEDFIEPIIFSDATKTIAQHRKAGDRILIISASGTHLVGPIAERLGVDEILAIDLDVQHGVYSGQTVGTLTYREGKITRLLEWLDAEEENLEGATFYSDSRNDLPLLLKVDHPQVVNPDPVLREHAEKAGWPIHHWV, from the coding sequence ATGGCTTTAGCGATTTTCGACCTGGATGAAACCCTGATCCATGGCGACTGCGCCACCCTGTGGAGCGAACAGATGGGCCGCCTGGGCTGGGTAGACCCCGAGGACTTCATGCGCCGCAACAATGAGCTGATGGACGCCTACAGCCAAGGCAAACTGGCCATGGAAGACTACATGGCCTTCAGCCTTGAGCCGATGATCGGCCGCACGCCCGAGGAGGTCGAGCACCTGGTGGGCCCGTGGGTGGAGGACTTTATCGAGCCGATCATTTTCAGTGACGCCACCAAGACCATCGCCCAACACCGCAAGGCCGGCGACCGCATCCTGATCATTTCCGCCTCCGGGACCCACCTGGTCGGCCCGATCGCCGAGCGCCTGGGCGTGGACGAAATCCTGGCCATCGACCTGGACGTGCAGCATGGCGTGTACAGCGGCCAGACCGTGGGCACCCTCACCTACCGCGAAGGCAAGATCACCCGCTTGCTGGAATGGCTGGATGCCGAGGAAGAGAACCTGGAAGGCGCGACCTTCTACTCCGACTCACGCAATGACCTGCCGCTACTGCTCAAGGTTGATCACCCGCAGGTGGTGAACCCGGACCCGGTGCTGCGTGAGCATGCCGAGAAGGCTGGGTGGCCGATTCATCATTGGGTGTGA
- a CDS encoding tRNA-uridine aminocarboxypropyltransferase, with translation MPRPSCPRCLRPQAHCLCPLIPHLPSRTRVLVLQHPSEVDHALNTARLAALGLRNAELVVGETFENLEVLLNRPGHRACLLFPGEGAQVLGAYAPAQEPMLLVVPDGTWRKAKKMLHLNPLLAALPRVTLDGAAPSRYRLRKAPGPEALSTIEAITQALEVLEAPANYQPLLKPFDALIEGQIAAMGEQVYRRNHHTQ, from the coding sequence ATGCCACGCCCCAGTTGCCCGCGCTGCCTGCGCCCACAAGCACATTGCCTCTGCCCCCTGATCCCGCACCTGCCCAGCCGCACTCGCGTGCTCGTGTTGCAGCACCCCAGCGAAGTCGACCACGCCCTCAACACTGCCCGCCTGGCGGCACTGGGCCTGCGCAATGCCGAGTTGGTGGTGGGCGAAACCTTCGAAAACCTTGAAGTGTTGCTCAACCGGCCAGGCCATCGCGCCTGCCTGTTGTTCCCAGGCGAGGGGGCGCAGGTGCTCGGCGCCTATGCACCGGCGCAAGAACCGATGTTACTGGTGGTCCCCGACGGCACCTGGCGCAAGGCTAAGAAGATGCTGCACCTCAATCCGCTGCTCGCGGCATTGCCCCGCGTCACCCTGGACGGCGCCGCACCTTCGCGTTACCGGCTGCGCAAGGCACCGGGGCCTGAGGCACTGTCAACGATCGAGGCGATTACCCAGGCGCTGGAAGTACTGGAGGCGCCGGCAAACTACCAGCCGCTGCTCAAGCCCTTCGATGCACTGATAGAAGGGCAGATAGCGGCGATGGGTGAGCAGGTTTACCGGCGCAATCATCACACCCAATGA
- a CDS encoding LysR family transcriptional regulator, with amino-acid sequence MANALPDLKLLRIFVSIVRHQGFANAQQELNLSTSAISTYMSQLEAALGIVLCHRGRGGFSLTSKGELFHQETLRLMAEMEGFEQYAAALKGELRGTLNLGVIDSTVSDRALPFAEAIGAYTQEHPAVHLHLSVSSPYELQQGVQDNRLDLAIGAFSTRMSGLVYQPLYREQHWLYCSNRHPLYAERRIPEQVITQQRMVGRGYWSQAELARHGFKHSAATVESMEAQLILVLSGAYIGYLPEHYAQPWADKGDLRVLSPATFGYQAPFSMITRRGRSREPLIQTFRDLLKAQLNPL; translated from the coding sequence ATGGCCAACGCACTCCCCGACCTGAAACTGCTGCGCATATTCGTCAGCATCGTCCGCCACCAGGGCTTCGCCAATGCCCAGCAGGAACTCAACCTGTCGACCTCGGCGATCAGCACCTACATGAGCCAGCTTGAGGCCGCCCTGGGCATCGTGCTGTGCCACCGTGGCCGTGGCGGGTTCAGCCTGACCAGCAAGGGCGAGCTGTTCCATCAGGAAACCCTGCGCCTGATGGCCGAAATGGAAGGTTTCGAGCAGTACGCCGCCGCGCTCAAGGGCGAGTTGCGCGGCACCTTGAACCTGGGGGTCATCGACTCCACCGTCAGCGACCGCGCCTTGCCGTTCGCCGAGGCCATCGGCGCCTACACCCAGGAACACCCGGCCGTGCACCTGCACCTGTCGGTGTCCAGCCCCTATGAGTTGCAACAGGGGGTGCAGGACAACCGCCTGGACCTGGCCATCGGCGCGTTTTCCACGCGCATGAGCGGCCTGGTGTACCAGCCGCTGTACCGCGAGCAGCATTGGCTGTATTGCAGCAACCGCCACCCGCTGTATGCCGAGCGGCGCATCCCCGAGCAGGTGATCACCCAACAGCGCATGGTCGGGCGCGGCTACTGGAGCCAGGCGGAGCTGGCCCGCCACGGTTTCAAGCACAGTGCCGCGACCGTGGAGAGCATGGAGGCGCAGTTGATATTGGTGCTGTCGGGCGCCTACATCGGCTACCTGCCCGAGCATTACGCTCAGCCCTGGGCCGACAAGGGCGACTTGCGCGTGCTGTCACCGGCCACCTTCGGTTACCAGGCGCCGTTCTCGATGATCACCCGTCGGGGGCGCAGCCGCGAGCCGCTGATCCAGACCTTTCGCGACCTGCTCAAGGCGCAGCTCAACCCGTTGTGA
- the speB gene encoding agmatinase has product MDKILHQPLGGNEMPRFGGIATMMRLPHLQTAAGLDAAFIGIPLDIGTSLRSGTRFGPREIRAESVMIRPYNMATGAAPFDSLAVADIGDVAINTFNLLDAVRIIEQAYDEILEHDVIPLTLGGDHTVTLPILRAIHKKHGKVGLVHIDAHADVNDHMFGEKIAHGTTFRRAVEEGLLDCNRVVQIGLRAQGYTAEDFNWSRKQGFRVVQAEECWHKSLGPLMEEVRAQVGDGPVYLSFDIDGIDPAWAPGTGTPEIGGLTTIQAIEIVRGCQGLDLIGCDLVEVSPPYDTTGNTSLLGANLLYEMLCVLPGVAHR; this is encoded by the coding sequence GTGGACAAGATTCTTCACCAACCACTGGGCGGTAACGAAATGCCGCGTTTCGGCGGCATCGCCACCATGATGCGCCTGCCCCACCTGCAAACCGCAGCAGGCCTTGACGCTGCCTTCATCGGTATCCCGCTGGACATCGGCACCTCGCTGCGCTCCGGCACCCGCTTCGGCCCCCGTGAGATCCGCGCCGAATCGGTGATGATCCGCCCCTACAACATGGCCACTGGCGCCGCCCCGTTCGACTCGCTGGCGGTGGCCGACATCGGTGACGTGGCGATCAACACCTTCAACCTGCTCGACGCCGTGCGCATCATCGAGCAGGCCTACGACGAAATCCTCGAACACGACGTGATCCCCCTGACCCTGGGTGGCGACCACACCGTGACCCTGCCGATCCTGCGGGCTATTCACAAGAAGCACGGCAAAGTGGGCCTGGTGCACATCGACGCGCATGCCGACGTCAACGACCACATGTTCGGCGAGAAAATCGCCCACGGCACCACCTTCCGCCGCGCCGTGGAAGAAGGCCTGCTGGACTGCAACCGCGTGGTGCAGATCGGCCTGCGTGCCCAGGGCTACACCGCCGAAGACTTCAACTGGAGCCGCAAGCAGGGTTTCCGCGTGGTGCAGGCCGAAGAGTGCTGGCACAAATCACTGGGCCCACTGATGGAGGAAGTGCGTGCCCAGGTCGGTGACGGCCCGGTGTACCTGAGCTTCGACATCGACGGTATCGACCCGGCCTGGGCGCCCGGCACCGGCACCCCGGAAATCGGCGGCCTGACCACCATCCAGGCGATCGAAATCGTGCGCGGCTGCCAAGGCCTGGACCTGATCGGTTGCGATCTGGTAGAAGTCTCGCCGCCTTACGACACCACCGGCAACACCTCGCTGCTGGGCGCCAACCTGCTGTACGAAATGCTCTGCGTACTGCCCGGCGTGGCCCACCGCTGA
- a CDS encoding YybH family protein: protein MSDQQHVLDAAAELVAAFAKNDREAYFGAFSADASFVFYTLAQPLLSRDAYQALWDSSRREDGFEVLSCTSSNAFVSLQGDVAIFIHDVATELRMQGELCFSQERETIVFRKEQQGRWLACHEHLSATPQ, encoded by the coding sequence ATGAGCGATCAACAACACGTATTGGACGCTGCCGCCGAGTTGGTTGCAGCGTTCGCCAAAAACGATCGTGAGGCCTATTTCGGCGCGTTCAGCGCCGATGCCAGCTTTGTGTTTTACACCCTGGCGCAGCCGTTGCTCAGCCGCGACGCCTATCAGGCGTTGTGGGACAGCTCGCGGCGCGAGGATGGCTTCGAGGTGCTTTCGTGCACCTCAAGCAATGCATTTGTCAGCCTGCAGGGCGACGTGGCGATTTTTATCCACGACGTGGCCACAGAGCTGCGCATGCAAGGGGAGCTGTGCTTTAGCCAGGAACGGGAAACCATCGTTTTCCGTAAAGAACAACAAGGCCGTTGGCTGGCCTGCCACGAACATTTGTCTGCGACACCCCAATAA
- a CDS encoding purine-cytosine permease family protein, giving the protein MNNNNSAQSISQIETNGVEQIPDHERTAKPLDLFRLIFGGANTFSTAVLGSFPVLFGLSFQAGLVAILLGTLVGAIILAPMGLFGPINGTNNAVSSGAHFGVHGRIVGSFLSLLTAIAFFSLSVWSSGDALVGGAKRLVGLPETDLSLGLTYGLFAVLVLAVCIYGFRFMLWVNKIAVWTASILFVLGFFAFSGQFDSQFAGTVSQGQAGFWAAFIGASLVAMSNPISFGAFLGDWSRYIPRNTPKGRILGAVILAQLATLLPALFGLVTATIVAAHAPDYIANNNYVGGLLAVAPSWFFLPVCLLAVIGGMSTGTTALYGTGLDMSSVFPRLLSRVQATLLIGVMSIAFIFIGRFAFNLVQSVSTFVVLIITCTTPWMVIMLIGLLVRRGWYCPDDLQVFTRGETGGRYWFSHGWNFRGLGAWIPSALVGLCFVNLPGQFVGPLGNLAGGIDISLPVTLGLAAVVYIVLLKLFPETAAVYGPKQQRGSAVPLAAAA; this is encoded by the coding sequence ATGAATAACAACAACAGTGCACAAAGCATTAGCCAGATAGAAACGAACGGGGTGGAGCAGATTCCCGATCATGAAAGAACCGCCAAGCCGCTTGACCTGTTCCGCCTGATCTTTGGCGGCGCCAACACCTTTTCCACCGCGGTGCTGGGCAGTTTCCCGGTGCTGTTCGGCCTGTCGTTCCAGGCCGGGCTGGTGGCAATCCTGCTGGGCACCCTGGTCGGTGCAATCATTCTCGCGCCCATGGGCTTGTTCGGCCCGATCAATGGCACCAACAATGCCGTATCCTCAGGCGCGCACTTTGGTGTGCACGGGCGCATCGTCGGCTCCTTTCTGTCGCTGCTGACCGCCATCGCGTTTTTCTCGCTGTCGGTATGGAGCTCGGGGGACGCGCTGGTCGGCGGCGCCAAGCGCCTGGTCGGCTTGCCGGAAACCGACCTCAGCCTGGGCCTGACCTACGGCCTGTTCGCGGTGCTGGTATTGGCCGTGTGCATCTATGGCTTTCGCTTCATGCTGTGGGTTAACAAAATCGCCGTCTGGACCGCCAGCATTCTGTTCGTGCTGGGTTTCTTCGCGTTTTCCGGGCAGTTCGACAGCCAGTTCGCCGGCACCGTCAGCCAAGGCCAAGCCGGTTTCTGGGCCGCGTTCATCGGCGCCTCGCTAGTGGCCATGAGCAACCCGATCTCGTTCGGTGCATTCCTGGGTGACTGGTCGCGCTACATCCCGCGCAACACGCCCAAGGGGCGCATCCTCGGCGCGGTGATCCTGGCCCAGTTGGCCACCTTGCTGCCAGCGTTGTTCGGCCTGGTGACCGCGACCATCGTCGCCGCCCATGCCCCCGACTACATCGCCAACAACAACTACGTGGGCGGCCTGCTGGCCGTGGCGCCAAGCTGGTTCTTCCTGCCGGTGTGCCTGTTGGCGGTGATCGGCGGCATGTCCACCGGCACCACGGCGCTGTATGGCACGGGGCTGGACATGTCCAGCGTGTTCCCGCGCCTGCTGTCGCGGGTACAGGCCACCTTGCTGATCGGGGTGATGTCCATCGCCTTTATCTTCATTGGCCGGTTTGCCTTCAACCTGGTGCAAAGCGTGTCGACTTTCGTGGTGCTGATCATCACTTGCACCACCCCGTGGATGGTGATCATGCTGATCGGCCTGCTGGTGCGCCGTGGCTGGTACTGCCCGGATGACCTGCAAGTGTTCACCCGCGGCGAAACCGGCGGGCGCTACTGGTTCAGCCATGGCTGGAATTTCCGTGGCCTGGGTGCCTGGATCCCCAGCGCGCTGGTGGGCCTGTGCTTCGTCAACCTGCCGGGGCAGTTCGTCGGCCCCCTGGGCAACCTGGCCGGTGGCATCGACATCAGCCTGCCGGTGACCCTGGGCCTGGCGGCCGTGGTGTACATCGTGCTGCTCAAGCTGTTCCCGGAAACGGCCGCGGTCTACGGCCCGAAGCAACAACGCGGTAGCGCGGTGCCCCTGGCTGCAGCTGCCTGA
- a CDS encoding sodium:solute symporter, which translates to MALDIFVVALYAAGMLMLGWYGMRKAKTHEDYLVAGRNLGPSLYMGTMAATVLGGASTVGTVRLGYVHGISGFWLCAALGLGIVALNLFLAKPLLKLKIFTVTQVLEKRYNPMARQASAVIMLAYALMIGVTSILAIGTVLQVLFNLPFWLSIMLGGGVVVVYSTIGGMWSLTLTDIVQFVIKTVGLMFILLPICLYRVGGWDQLVAKLPASSFSFTAIGWDTIITYFLIYFFGILIGQDIWQRVFTAKSDKVAKYAGTTAGIYCIFYGLACALIGMAAHVLLPDLDNVNNAFAAIVKVTLPDGIRGLVIAAALAAMMSTASAGLLAASTVLTEDLLPKLRGGKQSSLGINRLFTAITGLVVLCIALVVSDVISALTLAYNLLVGGMLIPLMGAIFWKRATTAGAITSMTLGFVTALGFMLKDGLDANTPIYYSLAVGLASFVIVSLLSRNPLPAAKLA; encoded by the coding sequence ATGGCTTTAGATATTTTCGTCGTCGCGCTTTACGCGGCCGGCATGCTCATGCTCGGCTGGTACGGCATGCGCAAGGCCAAGACCCATGAAGACTACCTGGTGGCCGGTCGCAACCTGGGCCCTTCGCTGTACATGGGCACCATGGCGGCCACGGTACTGGGCGGCGCATCCACCGTGGGCACCGTGCGCCTGGGCTACGTGCATGGTATTTCCGGTTTCTGGCTGTGCGCGGCCCTGGGCCTGGGCATCGTCGCGCTGAACCTGTTCCTGGCCAAGCCGCTGCTCAAGCTGAAGATTTTCACCGTGACCCAGGTGCTGGAAAAGCGCTACAACCCCATGGCCCGCCAGGCCAGTGCGGTGATCATGCTGGCCTACGCACTGATGATCGGCGTGACCTCCATCCTGGCCATCGGCACCGTGCTGCAAGTGCTGTTCAACCTGCCCTTCTGGCTATCGATCATGCTGGGCGGCGGCGTGGTGGTGGTGTACTCGACCATCGGTGGCATGTGGTCGCTGACCCTGACCGATATCGTCCAGTTCGTGATCAAAACCGTCGGTCTGATGTTCATTCTGCTGCCGATCTGCCTGTACCGCGTGGGCGGCTGGGACCAGTTGGTGGCCAAGCTGCCAGCCAGTAGCTTCAGCTTCACCGCCATCGGTTGGGACACCATCATCACCTACTTCCTGATCTACTTCTTCGGCATCCTGATCGGCCAGGACATCTGGCAACGGGTATTCACCGCCAAGAGTGACAAGGTGGCGAAATACGCCGGCACCACGGCGGGCATCTACTGCATTTTCTACGGCCTGGCCTGCGCCCTGATCGGCATGGCTGCCCACGTGCTGCTGCCCGACCTTGATAACGTCAACAATGCCTTTGCCGCCATCGTCAAAGTGACCCTGCCCGACGGCATTCGCGGCCTGGTGATTGCCGCCGCATTGGCCGCCATGATGTCCACCGCCAGCGCCGGCCTGTTGGCGGCATCCACGGTACTCACCGAAGACCTGCTGCCAAAACTGCGTGGCGGCAAGCAATCGAGCCTGGGCATCAACCGCCTGTTCACCGCCATCACAGGCCTGGTGGTGCTGTGCATCGCACTGGTGGTCAGCGATGTGATCAGCGCGCTCACCCTGGCTTACAACCTGCTGGTGGGTGGCATGCTGATCCCGTTGATGGGGGCCATCTTCTGGAAACGCGCCACCACCGCCGGCGCCATCACCAGCATGACCCTGGGCTTTGTCACCGCCTTGGGGTTCATGCTCAAGGACGGCCTGGACGCCAATACGCCGATCTACTACAGCCTGGCCGTGGGCTTGGCCAGCTTCGTGATCGTCAGCCTTTTGTCACGTAACCCCCTGCCTGCCGCAAAACTGGCCTAA
- a CDS encoding acyl carrier protein, whose translation MNVAHSVRAAIARQVGFDNFDDRATLQSLGLDREDILELIFRLQDQFELTARTRDEDQLADHALTVEDVCRFIEQLAKR comes from the coding sequence GTGAACGTTGCACACAGCGTGCGCGCAGCCATTGCCCGCCAGGTGGGCTTCGACAACTTCGATGATCGGGCGACCCTGCAATCGTTGGGCCTGGACCGTGAGGACATCCTGGAGCTGATCTTCCGGCTGCAGGACCAATTTGAATTAACCGCGCGCACGCGTGATGAGGATCAGTTGGCTGACCACGCGTTGACGGTTGAGGATGTGTGTCGCTTTATCGAACAGTTGGCAAAGCGATAA
- a CDS encoding PA1414 family protein, giving the protein MNRNLYNWLHDLGVALGLIPPPLQPIPIPADEQDRRRQPRR; this is encoded by the coding sequence ATGAACCGCAACCTGTACAACTGGCTCCACGATCTGGGTGTTGCCTTGGGTCTGATCCCGCCGCCGCTGCAACCGATCCCGATTCCAGCGGATGAGCAAGATCGCCGGCGCCAACCGCGTCGTTGA
- a CDS encoding NCS1 family nucleobase:cation symporter-1, which produces MTEPMPKGYSPRLYNEDLGPLEQKWTWYNIFAFWMSDVHSVGGYVFAASLFALGLASWQVLIALLLGICIVQFVANLVAKPSQQAAVPYPVICRMAFGVFGANIPAIIRGLIAVAWYGIQTYLASSALIIVVLRFFPSMEVYAHTQFAGLSYLGWFGFLTLWVLQAAVFWAGMDSIRRFIDWAGPVVYAVMFALAGWIVYKAGWSNISFTLSEKSLSGWEAFTQVVVATALVVSYFSGPTLNFGDFSRYCRSMKDVRRGNFWGLPVNFLAFSLVTVVIVSGTLPVFGEMLHDPIATVARIDNNVAVLLGAFAFVTATIGINIVANFVSPAFDFANVAPSKISWRAGGMIAAVASIFITPWNLFNNPQVIHYTLDILAAFIGPLFGILIADFYLVKKQRIDVDALFDDSPSGRYFYTNGVNRTAVKALIPVTLIGVAIAFVPFLLPLANFAWFTGCLLGGGLYYLLARRERSTAGALGSFEAV; this is translated from the coding sequence ATGACCGAGCCAATGCCCAAGGGCTATAGCCCCCGCCTGTACAACGAGGATTTGGGGCCACTGGAGCAAAAGTGGACCTGGTACAACATTTTCGCGTTCTGGATGAGCGACGTGCACAGCGTCGGCGGCTATGTGTTCGCCGCCAGCCTATTCGCGCTTGGCCTGGCCAGTTGGCAGGTGTTGATCGCTTTGCTGCTGGGTATTTGCATCGTGCAGTTCGTCGCCAACCTGGTGGCCAAGCCCAGCCAGCAGGCGGCAGTGCCTTACCCGGTTATCTGCCGCATGGCCTTTGGGGTTTTCGGCGCGAACATCCCGGCGATCATTCGCGGCCTGATCGCCGTGGCCTGGTACGGCATTCAAACTTACTTGGCGTCCAGCGCACTGATCATCGTGGTGCTGCGCTTTTTCCCCTCGATGGAAGTCTACGCTCACACCCAGTTTGCCGGCCTGTCGTACCTGGGCTGGTTCGGCTTCTTGACCTTGTGGGTGTTGCAAGCCGCAGTGTTCTGGGCCGGCATGGATTCGATCCGGCGCTTTATCGATTGGGCGGGGCCGGTGGTCTACGCGGTGATGTTCGCCTTGGCCGGCTGGATTGTGTACAAGGCCGGTTGGAGCAACATCAGCTTCACCCTGTCTGAAAAGTCGCTGTCAGGTTGGGAAGCGTTTACGCAGGTCGTGGTTGCTACTGCCCTGGTGGTGTCGTACTTTTCGGGCCCTACCTTGAACTTCGGTGACTTCAGCCGCTATTGCCGCAGCATGAAGGACGTGCGGCGTGGCAACTTCTGGGGCCTGCCGGTCAACTTCCTGGCGTTCTCTCTGGTGACCGTGGTGATTGTGTCCGGCACGCTGCCGGTGTTTGGCGAAATGCTCCACGACCCGATCGCCACCGTGGCGCGCATCGACAACAACGTCGCCGTATTGTTGGGCGCCTTCGCCTTCGTCACCGCGACCATCGGCATCAATATCGTCGCCAACTTCGTTTCGCCAGCCTTCGACTTCGCCAACGTGGCACCCAGCAAGATCAGCTGGCGGGCCGGCGGCATGATCGCCGCCGTGGCGTCGATCTTCATTACCCCGTGGAACCTGTTCAACAACCCGCAGGTGATCCACTACACCCTGGACATCCTGGCCGCGTTCATTGGCCCGCTGTTTGGCATCCTGATCGCCGATTTCTACCTGGTGAAAAAGCAACGCATCGACGTCGATGCCCTGTTCGACGACAGCCCTAGCGGGCGCTACTTCTACACCAATGGCGTGAACCGCACCGCGGTGAAGGCGCTGATCCCGGTCACGCTGATCGGCGTAGCCATCGCGTTCGTCCCTTTCCTGCTGCCACTGGCCAATTTCGCCTGGTTCACCGGTTGCCTGCTGGGTGGCGGCCTTTACTACCTGCTGGCACGCCGCGAGCGCTCTACGGCGGGCGCCTTGGGCAGTTTCGAGGCCGTTTGA
- a CDS encoding transcriptional regulator, which yields MTKYNWDLMERLLHEVQNGAGKSFTPRPYAEQHAAEVAARGEAPGDLDHLKAVAGEYEKLLLKHDYIEPRTSEEGGTGSNYVLTARGSSLLSLLDSSIPGNDHPRTVLDEQEGDPLEPAVFDELASKAQIA from the coding sequence ATGACTAAGTATAACTGGGACTTGATGGAGCGCTTGCTTCACGAAGTGCAGAACGGCGCCGGGAAAAGCTTCACGCCGCGGCCCTACGCCGAGCAGCATGCTGCCGAGGTAGCCGCCCGGGGCGAAGCGCCCGGCGATCTGGACCACCTCAAGGCGGTGGCCGGTGAGTATGAAAAGCTGCTACTCAAACATGACTATATCGAGCCAAGGACCTCAGAGGAGGGCGGCACGGGGTCCAACTACGTGCTGACCGCGCGTGGTTCAAGTTTGTTGAGCCTGCTGGACAGCAGCATCCCTGGCAACGATCACCCGCGCACGGTGCTCGACGAACAAGAAGGCGACCCATTGGAGCCTGCGGTGTTCGATGAGCTGGCGTCCAAGGCGCAAATCGCCTGA
- a CDS encoding DEAD/DEAH box helicase, with amino-acid sequence MFSQFALHERLLKAVAELKFVEPTPVQVAAIPLAVQGRDLRVTAQTGSGKTAAFVLPILNRLIGPAKVRVSIRAIILLPTRELAQQTLKEVERFAQFTFIKSGLITGGEDFKVQAAMLRKVPDILIGTPGRLLEQLNAGNLDLGDVEVMVLDEADRMLDMGFAEDVQRLCDECKHRQQTLLFSATTGGAGLRDMIGKVLTNPEHLLINNVSQLAEGTKQQIVTADHNVHKEQILNWLLANETYQKAIIFTNTRAMADRIYGRLVAQEYKAFVLHGDKDQKDRKLAIDRLKQGGVKILVATDVAARGLDVDGLDLVVNFDMPRSGDDYVHRIGRTGRAGNQGLAISLICHGDWNLMSSIERYLKQTFERRVIKEVKGTYGGPKKVKASGKAVGVKKKKTDVKKGDKKTAAKTTPKRKTVNKPKSDALVSGDGMAPLKRRKPAPAAE; translated from the coding sequence GTGTTTTCCCAATTCGCCTTGCATGAACGCCTGCTCAAAGCCGTGGCCGAGCTGAAATTTGTCGAGCCAACGCCCGTGCAGGTCGCTGCCATTCCATTGGCTGTGCAAGGTCGGGACCTGCGGGTCACCGCTCAGACCGGCAGCGGCAAGACCGCCGCCTTCGTGCTGCCAATCCTCAATCGCCTGATCGGCCCGGCCAAGGTGCGCGTCAGCATCCGCGCCATCATCCTGCTGCCGACCCGTGAACTGGCCCAGCAAACCTTGAAGGAAGTGGAGCGTTTCGCGCAATTCACCTTCATCAAGTCTGGCCTGATCACCGGCGGCGAAGACTTCAAGGTGCAGGCCGCCATGCTGCGCAAGGTGCCGGACATCCTGATCGGTACCCCGGGCCGCCTGCTGGAGCAACTGAACGCCGGCAACCTGGACCTGGGCGACGTTGAAGTGATGGTGCTCGACGAAGCCGACCGCATGCTCGACATGGGCTTTGCCGAAGACGTGCAGCGCCTGTGCGACGAGTGCAAGCATCGCCAGCAAACCCTGCTGTTCTCCGCCACCACCGGCGGCGCCGGCCTGCGCGACATGATCGGCAAGGTGCTGACCAACCCCGAACACCTGCTGATCAACAACGTCAGCCAGTTGGCCGAAGGCACCAAGCAGCAGATCGTCACCGCTGACCACAACGTGCACAAAGAGCAGATCCTCAACTGGCTGCTGGCCAACGAGACTTACCAGAAGGCGATCATCTTCACCAACACCCGCGCCATGGCGGACCGTATCTATGGCCGCCTGGTGGCTCAGGAATACAAGGCGTTCGTGCTGCACGGCGACAAGGACCAGAAGGACCGCAAGCTGGCCATCGACCGCTTGAAGCAAGGCGGCGTGAAGATCCTGGTGGCCACCGATGTGGCGGCCCGCGGCCTGGACGTCGACGGCCTGGACCTGGTGGTGAACTTCGACATGCCGCGCAGCGGCGACGACTACGTGCACCGCATCGGCCGCACCGGCCGTGCTGGCAACCAGGGCCTGGCGATCTCGCTGATCTGCCACGGCGACTGGAACTTGATGTCGAGCATCGAGCGCTACCTGAAGCAGACCTTCGAGCGCCGCGTGATCAAGGAAGTCAAAGGCACCTACGGCGGGCCGAAAAAGGTCAAGGCCTCTGGCAAGGCCGTGGGCGTGAAGAAGAAAAAAACCGACGTGAAGAAGGGCGACAAGAAAACCGCCGCCAAGACCACGCCCAAGCGCAAGACGGTCAACAAGCCCAAGTCCGATGCCCTGGTGAGCGGTGACGGCATGGCGCCGCTCAAGCGCCGCAAGCCAGCCCCGGCCGCCGAGTAA